One Solea senegalensis isolate Sse05_10M linkage group LG13, IFAPA_SoseM_1, whole genome shotgun sequence DNA segment encodes these proteins:
- the smg6 gene encoding telomerase-binding protein EST1A isoform X2: MANELERVRISAAELRAEASNAVNYEEQQHVPKQHRKRDEKRPDLQRYQPLAGPGRRHRDSEEGDSGQSDPMPTYLHEQEKPLQSEKKCVSEKVSGGTNETGTDQRVGGDGSNTHNGRKGICSPVKTEANQEKGLVDHDVEHLEPAGAAKLAKKARKPDREFYQPGSRRNISGKDCGVGKEQDKPPPKKLEHKNEPEFQQSTEETEGNKTASPQKQRGKAKEVKGAHENVKTVKSTDINRKQGSRDVHKPPLPSDVSVEKVTSKVEELSVKGKGGREVQNVDEVTCRRGKTTDKGRQSQGGVIKEEEEKIDRKREKGNRSRRGGEKEKERNLDSRGGGDGMSVGGKSVQGKDEKERDGRAAEADRNNKPCKTGETHQGKRRENCGESTRGNDNNNRSREAEKNARAERNLDKTVERVNRNKSNANIIAPSSKRYSKSDIRRSRNRTYSSSSASSVTSLDGPGFGKDVESSKWPRLQPKPSNKDEMVSSREGQRGRLQSWPTNGESSTESLEGFEINDIAENRRRRRRGGEEELSATRRREERNRPKGGRGEGRAIQRDSPEKPSGASSQSGETQHRKQGLVPRGRGGGILVLPAHTDISNSPEVGQRLFGGIRGGAAAHSSRGGRGGGVRRLWDPNNPDQKPALTSSQSSQHKSLQPPVYLQTGTGYGQLHFLDTDDEVAGSPPVQQGEHFRSQQAAAMAFYKFQNSDNPYCYPMSTSNPQNPGTSSNQRYPYPYMGPYQMVPTNGVYQSPGVGQFSGSYKLGGYSQPRSGGGLSLEEVEQQARGELGRLLRAADAHELQLSNLLSRDRVSADGLDRMAQLRADLLGLYEQVILTDIEFSDSQNVDQALWKNVFYQVIEHFRQLLKDPAHESTSYVRNMLLTLLDEGSLFFDTLVQKLQTVYQFKLEDYMDGMAIRTRPLRKTVKYALISAQRCMICQGDIARYREQASDSANYGKARSWYLKAQQIAPKNGRPYNQLALLAVYTKRKLDAVYYYMRSLAASNPILTAKESLMSLFEEAKRKAEQLERRRKQEHDGGSKGPAVRGRGRGDEGARVEIWVRPTGQAATPSSQRGGSESSRDSEQDGELGNLSASDLNKRFILSFLHAHGKLFTKVGMESFPAVASRVLQEFRLLLQHGPSLLGSTQMLQIITINMFTIHNAHNRGEEGEVRSVLQEQSTALGLGMFAVLVQHCTELLSDTPAESVPATDGEEDSTGARPNGMVRVSAFPLNLRELLPSMKVWSDWMLGHSDLWNPPPCSIDCSPDVWQCLADLCNALARVHHGELPLYKVDTDEVEGDEELTVLQLKEDRLLAGFIPLLAAPQEPCYTDRHTEMTIAADCKRVTVLKYFLEALCGQEEPLLAFKGGKYISVAASLPPNHHSVDRGRQDSITEKEADDVIVEAESSPSASGDEDADEAGGSENDIKQLKARRHALANKLAQQQKRRDKIQAMLQMSGQLELEVRPLFLVPDTNGFIDHLDGLRKLLQCGTYIIVVPLIVITELDGLAKGQDNFGGEVGSGGRNSYSRGNYNVSVAHVRSVQEKARLAVDFLEKAFEAREPCLRALTSRGNQLESIAFRSEDTSGQQGNNDDVILSCCLHYCKDKAKDFMPEQRNGTVRLQREVVLLTDDRNLRVKALTRNVPVRDISAFLSWAKVG; the protein is encoded by the exons ATGGCGAACGAACTGGAAAGAGTGCGAATCTCAGCGGCGGAACTCCGTGCTGAGGCGTCGAATGCAGTTAATTACG aggagcagcagcatgtACCTAAGCAACATAGGAAACGTGACGAAAAGCGACCTGATCTGCAGCGCTACCAGCCTTTAGCTGGACCTGGACGACGTCATCGTGACAGCGAGGAGGGGGATTCTGGTCAAAGTGATCCAATGCCTACTTATTTACATGAGCAAGAAAAGCCACTGCAGAGTGAGAAAAAGTGTGTCTCTGAAAAAGTTTCAGGGGGCACAAATGAGACAGGCACTGACCAACGGGTTGGAGGTGATGGTAGTAACACTCATAATGGAAGAAAGGGCATCTGCTCACCTGTTAAAACAGAGGCAAATCAAGAAAAAGGCCTCGTTGATCATGACGTGGAACATTTGGAACCTGCTGGAGCTGCAAAACTGGCAAAGAAAGCCCGCAAACCTGACCGTGAATTTTATCAACCAGGGAGCCGAAGGAACATCTCTGGAAAGGACTGTGGAGTTGGAAAAGAGCAAGATAAACCTCCACCTAAGAAACTTGAGCATAAAAATGAGCCAGAATTCCAGCAGAGTACTGAAGAAACAGAGGGTAATAAAACAGCATCTCCTCAAAAGCAAAGAGGGAAGGCTAAAGAAGTCAAAGGTGCGCACgaaaatgtaaaaactgttAAATCCACTGATATAAACAGAAAGCAAGGAAGCAGAGATGTTCACAAGCCTCCCTTACCCTCTGATGTTTCTGTGGAAAAAGTAACCAGCAAGGTAGAAGAACTCTCTGTGAAAGGGAAAGGTGGACGTGAAGTCCAAAATGTTGATGAGGTAACCTGTAGGAGAGGGAAAACAACTGATAAGGGAAGACAAAGCCAAGGGGGCGTcataaaagaagaggaagaaaagataGACAGGAAGAGGGAAAAAGGAAACCGCAGTAGAAGAggaggggagaaagaaaaagaaagaaatttggATTCCAGAGGAGGTGGGGATGGCATGAGTGTTGGAGGAAAAAGCGTCCAGgggaaagatgaaaaagagagagacggtagagcagcagaagcagataGGAATAACAAACCCTGTAAGACTGGAGAGACGCACCAAGGCAAACGCAGAGAGAACTGTGGAGAAAGCACAAGaggaaatgacaacaacaatcgGTCCAGAGAAGCTGAGAAAAATGCAAGGGCAGAGAGAAATTTAGACAAAACTGTAGAAAGAGTAAATAGAAACAAATCCAATGCCAACATCATAGCACCATCCTCAAAACGATATTCCAAATCAGATATACGACGCTCACGCAATCGAACTTACAGCAGTAGCTCAGCCAGCAGTGTGACCAGCTTGGATGGTCCAGGATTCGGGAAGGATGTGGAAAGCTCTAAGTGGCCACGCTTGCAGCCTAAGCCCAGTAACAAAGACGAGATGGTTAGTAGCAGAGAGGGACAAAGAGGTCGCCTACAAAGCTGGCCAACTAATGGGGAATCTTCTACAGAATCACTAGAAGGGTTTGAGATCAACGACATTgcagaaaacagaagaagaagaagaagaggaggggaggaagagcTAAGTGCAAcaaggaggagagaagaaaggaaCCGACCAAAGGGAGGCCGAGGTGAAGGTAGAGCAATTCAAAGAGATTCACCTGAAAAACCTTCTGGTGCCTCATCACAAAGTGGAGAAACACAACATCGCAAGCAAGGCTTGGTTCCTCGTGGCAGAGGTGGAGGTATTCTGGTGCTTCCAGCCCACACAGATATCTCTAATTCACCTGAGGTTGGCCAAAGACTTTTCGGTGGAATCaggggaggagcagcagcacacagtagTAGAGggggtagaggaggaggagtgagacgACTGTGGGATCCAAATAACCCAGATCAGAAACCTGCTCTTACCAGCAGTCAGTCCTCACAGCACAAATCCCTCCAACCGCCTGTATATCTTCAAACAGGTACTGGATATGGACAACTTCATTTTCTAGACACGGATGATGAGGTTGCAGGCAGTCCTCCGGTCCAGCAGGGCGAACACTTTCGATCACAGCAGGCTGCTGCCATGGCGTTCTACAAATTCCAAAACTCTGACAATCCCTACTGCTACCCTATGTCCACCAGCAATCCACAAAATCCTGGCACCTCCTCAAACCAGCGCTATCCATATCCATATATGGGGCCCTACCAAATGGTTCCCACTAATGGTGTGTACCAGAGCCCTGGTGTGGGACAGTTCAGTGGTAGTTACAAGTTAGGAGGTTATTCTCAGCCTCGTTCAGGAGGTGGTTTGTCACTTGAAGAAGTGGAGCAACAAGCCAGAGGGGAACTGGGGAGGCTGTTAAGGGCGGCAGATGCACATGAGCTTCAACTCAGTAATCTGCTGTCCAGGGACAGAGTGAGTGCTGACGGTCTGGATCGCATGGCCCAGCTCAG AGCGGACCTTTTGGGGCTCTATGAACAAGTCATCCTCACGGACATTGAGTTCTCAGATTCTCAGAATGTGGACCAGGCTTTATGGAAGAACGTGTTTTATCAGGTCATAGAGCACTTCAGGCAGTTACTCAAAGACCCTGCACACGAGAGCACCTCTTATGTCAGGAACATGTTGCTCACTCTACTTGACGAG GGATCACTTTTCTTTGATACACTGGTCCAGAAGCTACAGACAGTGTACCAATTTAAATTGGAGGATTACATGGATGGCATGGCCATCAGGACTAGGCCATTACGCAAAACG GTAAAGTATGCACTTATCAGTGCTCAGCGCTGTATGATTTGCCAGGGAGATATTGCACGTTACCGGGAACAAGCCAGTGACTCGGCCAACTATGGCAAGGCTCGCAG ctGGTACCTGAAAGCCCAGCAAATTGCCCCCAAAAATGGACGACCATATAACCAGCTGGCCCTACTGGCAGTCTACACA AAAAGGAAGTTGGATGCCGTGTATTATTACATGCGCAGTTTGGCTGCTTCCAACCCTATCCTGACTGCCAAGGAAAGCCTGATGAGTCTGTTTGAAGAAGCCAAACGAAAG GCAGAGCAACTTGAGCgaaggaggaagcaggagcATGACGGAGGCTCTAAGGGTCCAGCAgttagagggagaggaaggggggACGAGGGAGCGCGCGTGGAGATCTGGGTTCGCCCCACTGGACAAGCTGCAACCCCGTCCTCGCAGAGAGGAGGCAGTGAGTCCAGCAGAGACTCTGAACAGGATGGAGAGCTGGGCAATCTCAGTGCCAGTGAC TTGAATAAAAGGTTCATTCTGAGTTTCTTGCATGCTCATGGAAAGCTCTTCACCAAAGTGGG CATGGAATCGTTCCCTGCAGTGGCGAGTCGTGTTCTGCAGGAGTTCAGGTTGCTGCTCCAGCATGGACCTTCCCTGCTGGGCAGCACACAAATGCTGCAGATCATCACCATCAACATGTTCACTATACACAATGCCCACAATAGAG GTGAAGAAGGAGAAGTGCGGTCTGTTCTACAAGAGCAAAGCACGGCCCTGGGTCTCGGGATGTTTGCCGTTTTGGTCCAACACTGCACGGAGCTGCTCAGTGATACTCCTGCAG AATCGGTCCCCGCGACAGATGGGGAAGAGGACAGTACAGGGGCGAGGCCAAATGGTATGGTGAGAGTCTCTGCCTTCCCACTGAATCTTAGAGAACTACTGCCGAGCATGAAGGTGTGGTCTGACTGGATGTTGGGACACTCGGACCTGTGGAACCCACCACCATGCAGTATAGA TTGTAGCCCCGATGTTTGGCAGTGTCTGGCAGACCTGTGTAACGCGCTGGCGCGCGTGCACCACGGCGAACTTCCCCTGTACAAAGTCGACACTGACGAGGTCGAGGGCGACGAGGAGTTGACGGTGCTGCAGTTGAAGGAGGACAGGCTGCTTGCTGGTTTCATACCTCTGCTGGCTGCACCGCAGGAGCCCTGttacactgacagacacactgaAATG ACAATAGCAGCAGATTGTAAGAGAGTGACCGTGCTGAAGTACTTTCTGGAGGCATTGTGTGGACAGGAAGAGCCTTTGTTGGCCTTCAAAGGAGGAAAATACATCTCTGTGGCGGCCTCTTTACCACCTAACCATCACTCTGTGGATCGAGGCAGACAGGATTCTATAACGGAAAAAGAG GCTGATGATGTTATAGTCGAGGCGGAGTCGTCTCCATCTGCATCGGGAGATGAGGACGCAGACGAGGCGGGAGGTAGCGAGAATGACATCAAGCAGCTGAAGGCACGACGCCATGCCCTTGCCAACAAACTCGCACAGCAACAGAAGCGCAGGGATAAAATACAG GCAATGCTGCAAATGAGTGGGCAGTTGGAGCTGGAAGTGCGCCCACTGTTCTTGGTTCCTGATACCAATGGATTCATTGATCATTTGGACGGGCTGAGGAAACTTCTTCAGTGCGGAACATACATAATAGTTGTGCCGCTTATTG taATTACAGAGTTAGATGGCTTGGCTAAAGGCCAGGACAACTTTGGTGGTGAAGTGGGTTCAGGAGGTCGCAACTCGTACAGCCGTGGCAACTACAATGTTAGCGTGGCCCACGTGCGGTCTGTGCAGGAGAAGGCCCGATTGGCAGTGGATTTCTTAGAGAAAGCGTTTGAAGCCAGGGAGCCGTGCCTCAGAGCCCTGACCAGCCGGGGTAATCAGCTCGAGTCTATAGCCTTCCGCAGTGAAGACACCTCTGGACAACAG GGTAACAACGACGATGTGATTCTGTCCTGCTGTCTCCACTACTGTAAAGACAAGGCAAAGGACTTCATGCCTGAACAGAGAA ATGGGACGGTGAGGCTCCAAAGAGAGGTTGTGCTCCTTACAGATGACCGCAACCTGCGCGTCAAAGCTTTGACTCGCAACGTCCCGGTCCGAGACATCTCTGCTTTCCTCAGCTGGGCCAAAGTGGGGTGA
- the smg6 gene encoding telomerase-binding protein EST1A isoform X1 yields MANELERVRISAAELRAEASNAVNYGTGGQKEEQQHVPKQHRKRDEKRPDLQRYQPLAGPGRRHRDSEEGDSGQSDPMPTYLHEQEKPLQSEKKCVSEKVSGGTNETGTDQRVGGDGSNTHNGRKGICSPVKTEANQEKGLVDHDVEHLEPAGAAKLAKKARKPDREFYQPGSRRNISGKDCGVGKEQDKPPPKKLEHKNEPEFQQSTEETEGNKTASPQKQRGKAKEVKGAHENVKTVKSTDINRKQGSRDVHKPPLPSDVSVEKVTSKVEELSVKGKGGREVQNVDEVTCRRGKTTDKGRQSQGGVIKEEEEKIDRKREKGNRSRRGGEKEKERNLDSRGGGDGMSVGGKSVQGKDEKERDGRAAEADRNNKPCKTGETHQGKRRENCGESTRGNDNNNRSREAEKNARAERNLDKTVERVNRNKSNANIIAPSSKRYSKSDIRRSRNRTYSSSSASSVTSLDGPGFGKDVESSKWPRLQPKPSNKDEMVSSREGQRGRLQSWPTNGESSTESLEGFEINDIAENRRRRRRGGEEELSATRRREERNRPKGGRGEGRAIQRDSPEKPSGASSQSGETQHRKQGLVPRGRGGGILVLPAHTDISNSPEVGQRLFGGIRGGAAAHSSRGGRGGGVRRLWDPNNPDQKPALTSSQSSQHKSLQPPVYLQTGTGYGQLHFLDTDDEVAGSPPVQQGEHFRSQQAAAMAFYKFQNSDNPYCYPMSTSNPQNPGTSSNQRYPYPYMGPYQMVPTNGVYQSPGVGQFSGSYKLGGYSQPRSGGGLSLEEVEQQARGELGRLLRAADAHELQLSNLLSRDRVSADGLDRMAQLRADLLGLYEQVILTDIEFSDSQNVDQALWKNVFYQVIEHFRQLLKDPAHESTSYVRNMLLTLLDEGSLFFDTLVQKLQTVYQFKLEDYMDGMAIRTRPLRKTVKYALISAQRCMICQGDIARYREQASDSANYGKARSWYLKAQQIAPKNGRPYNQLALLAVYTKRKLDAVYYYMRSLAASNPILTAKESLMSLFEEAKRKAEQLERRRKQEHDGGSKGPAVRGRGRGDEGARVEIWVRPTGQAATPSSQRGGSESSRDSEQDGELGNLSASDLNKRFILSFLHAHGKLFTKVGMESFPAVASRVLQEFRLLLQHGPSLLGSTQMLQIITINMFTIHNAHNRGEEGEVRSVLQEQSTALGLGMFAVLVQHCTELLSDTPAESVPATDGEEDSTGARPNGMVRVSAFPLNLRELLPSMKVWSDWMLGHSDLWNPPPCSIDCSPDVWQCLADLCNALARVHHGELPLYKVDTDEVEGDEELTVLQLKEDRLLAGFIPLLAAPQEPCYTDRHTEMTIAADCKRVTVLKYFLEALCGQEEPLLAFKGGKYISVAASLPPNHHSVDRGRQDSITEKEADDVIVEAESSPSASGDEDADEAGGSENDIKQLKARRHALANKLAQQQKRRDKIQAMLQMSGQLELEVRPLFLVPDTNGFIDHLDGLRKLLQCGTYIIVVPLIVITELDGLAKGQDNFGGEVGSGGRNSYSRGNYNVSVAHVRSVQEKARLAVDFLEKAFEAREPCLRALTSRGNQLESIAFRSEDTSGQQGNNDDVILSCCLHYCKDKAKDFMPEQRNGTVRLQREVVLLTDDRNLRVKALTRNVPVRDISAFLSWAKVG; encoded by the exons ATGGCGAACGAACTGGAAAGAGTGCGAATCTCAGCGGCGGAACTCCGTGCTGAGGCGTCGAATGCAGTTAATTACGGTACTGGCGGCCAGAAAG aggagcagcagcatgtACCTAAGCAACATAGGAAACGTGACGAAAAGCGACCTGATCTGCAGCGCTACCAGCCTTTAGCTGGACCTGGACGACGTCATCGTGACAGCGAGGAGGGGGATTCTGGTCAAAGTGATCCAATGCCTACTTATTTACATGAGCAAGAAAAGCCACTGCAGAGTGAGAAAAAGTGTGTCTCTGAAAAAGTTTCAGGGGGCACAAATGAGACAGGCACTGACCAACGGGTTGGAGGTGATGGTAGTAACACTCATAATGGAAGAAAGGGCATCTGCTCACCTGTTAAAACAGAGGCAAATCAAGAAAAAGGCCTCGTTGATCATGACGTGGAACATTTGGAACCTGCTGGAGCTGCAAAACTGGCAAAGAAAGCCCGCAAACCTGACCGTGAATTTTATCAACCAGGGAGCCGAAGGAACATCTCTGGAAAGGACTGTGGAGTTGGAAAAGAGCAAGATAAACCTCCACCTAAGAAACTTGAGCATAAAAATGAGCCAGAATTCCAGCAGAGTACTGAAGAAACAGAGGGTAATAAAACAGCATCTCCTCAAAAGCAAAGAGGGAAGGCTAAAGAAGTCAAAGGTGCGCACgaaaatgtaaaaactgttAAATCCACTGATATAAACAGAAAGCAAGGAAGCAGAGATGTTCACAAGCCTCCCTTACCCTCTGATGTTTCTGTGGAAAAAGTAACCAGCAAGGTAGAAGAACTCTCTGTGAAAGGGAAAGGTGGACGTGAAGTCCAAAATGTTGATGAGGTAACCTGTAGGAGAGGGAAAACAACTGATAAGGGAAGACAAAGCCAAGGGGGCGTcataaaagaagaggaagaaaagataGACAGGAAGAGGGAAAAAGGAAACCGCAGTAGAAGAggaggggagaaagaaaaagaaagaaatttggATTCCAGAGGAGGTGGGGATGGCATGAGTGTTGGAGGAAAAAGCGTCCAGgggaaagatgaaaaagagagagacggtagagcagcagaagcagataGGAATAACAAACCCTGTAAGACTGGAGAGACGCACCAAGGCAAACGCAGAGAGAACTGTGGAGAAAGCACAAGaggaaatgacaacaacaatcgGTCCAGAGAAGCTGAGAAAAATGCAAGGGCAGAGAGAAATTTAGACAAAACTGTAGAAAGAGTAAATAGAAACAAATCCAATGCCAACATCATAGCACCATCCTCAAAACGATATTCCAAATCAGATATACGACGCTCACGCAATCGAACTTACAGCAGTAGCTCAGCCAGCAGTGTGACCAGCTTGGATGGTCCAGGATTCGGGAAGGATGTGGAAAGCTCTAAGTGGCCACGCTTGCAGCCTAAGCCCAGTAACAAAGACGAGATGGTTAGTAGCAGAGAGGGACAAAGAGGTCGCCTACAAAGCTGGCCAACTAATGGGGAATCTTCTACAGAATCACTAGAAGGGTTTGAGATCAACGACATTgcagaaaacagaagaagaagaagaagaggaggggaggaagagcTAAGTGCAAcaaggaggagagaagaaaggaaCCGACCAAAGGGAGGCCGAGGTGAAGGTAGAGCAATTCAAAGAGATTCACCTGAAAAACCTTCTGGTGCCTCATCACAAAGTGGAGAAACACAACATCGCAAGCAAGGCTTGGTTCCTCGTGGCAGAGGTGGAGGTATTCTGGTGCTTCCAGCCCACACAGATATCTCTAATTCACCTGAGGTTGGCCAAAGACTTTTCGGTGGAATCaggggaggagcagcagcacacagtagTAGAGggggtagaggaggaggagtgagacgACTGTGGGATCCAAATAACCCAGATCAGAAACCTGCTCTTACCAGCAGTCAGTCCTCACAGCACAAATCCCTCCAACCGCCTGTATATCTTCAAACAGGTACTGGATATGGACAACTTCATTTTCTAGACACGGATGATGAGGTTGCAGGCAGTCCTCCGGTCCAGCAGGGCGAACACTTTCGATCACAGCAGGCTGCTGCCATGGCGTTCTACAAATTCCAAAACTCTGACAATCCCTACTGCTACCCTATGTCCACCAGCAATCCACAAAATCCTGGCACCTCCTCAAACCAGCGCTATCCATATCCATATATGGGGCCCTACCAAATGGTTCCCACTAATGGTGTGTACCAGAGCCCTGGTGTGGGACAGTTCAGTGGTAGTTACAAGTTAGGAGGTTATTCTCAGCCTCGTTCAGGAGGTGGTTTGTCACTTGAAGAAGTGGAGCAACAAGCCAGAGGGGAACTGGGGAGGCTGTTAAGGGCGGCAGATGCACATGAGCTTCAACTCAGTAATCTGCTGTCCAGGGACAGAGTGAGTGCTGACGGTCTGGATCGCATGGCCCAGCTCAG AGCGGACCTTTTGGGGCTCTATGAACAAGTCATCCTCACGGACATTGAGTTCTCAGATTCTCAGAATGTGGACCAGGCTTTATGGAAGAACGTGTTTTATCAGGTCATAGAGCACTTCAGGCAGTTACTCAAAGACCCTGCACACGAGAGCACCTCTTATGTCAGGAACATGTTGCTCACTCTACTTGACGAG GGATCACTTTTCTTTGATACACTGGTCCAGAAGCTACAGACAGTGTACCAATTTAAATTGGAGGATTACATGGATGGCATGGCCATCAGGACTAGGCCATTACGCAAAACG GTAAAGTATGCACTTATCAGTGCTCAGCGCTGTATGATTTGCCAGGGAGATATTGCACGTTACCGGGAACAAGCCAGTGACTCGGCCAACTATGGCAAGGCTCGCAG ctGGTACCTGAAAGCCCAGCAAATTGCCCCCAAAAATGGACGACCATATAACCAGCTGGCCCTACTGGCAGTCTACACA AAAAGGAAGTTGGATGCCGTGTATTATTACATGCGCAGTTTGGCTGCTTCCAACCCTATCCTGACTGCCAAGGAAAGCCTGATGAGTCTGTTTGAAGAAGCCAAACGAAAG GCAGAGCAACTTGAGCgaaggaggaagcaggagcATGACGGAGGCTCTAAGGGTCCAGCAgttagagggagaggaaggggggACGAGGGAGCGCGCGTGGAGATCTGGGTTCGCCCCACTGGACAAGCTGCAACCCCGTCCTCGCAGAGAGGAGGCAGTGAGTCCAGCAGAGACTCTGAACAGGATGGAGAGCTGGGCAATCTCAGTGCCAGTGAC TTGAATAAAAGGTTCATTCTGAGTTTCTTGCATGCTCATGGAAAGCTCTTCACCAAAGTGGG CATGGAATCGTTCCCTGCAGTGGCGAGTCGTGTTCTGCAGGAGTTCAGGTTGCTGCTCCAGCATGGACCTTCCCTGCTGGGCAGCACACAAATGCTGCAGATCATCACCATCAACATGTTCACTATACACAATGCCCACAATAGAG GTGAAGAAGGAGAAGTGCGGTCTGTTCTACAAGAGCAAAGCACGGCCCTGGGTCTCGGGATGTTTGCCGTTTTGGTCCAACACTGCACGGAGCTGCTCAGTGATACTCCTGCAG AATCGGTCCCCGCGACAGATGGGGAAGAGGACAGTACAGGGGCGAGGCCAAATGGTATGGTGAGAGTCTCTGCCTTCCCACTGAATCTTAGAGAACTACTGCCGAGCATGAAGGTGTGGTCTGACTGGATGTTGGGACACTCGGACCTGTGGAACCCACCACCATGCAGTATAGA TTGTAGCCCCGATGTTTGGCAGTGTCTGGCAGACCTGTGTAACGCGCTGGCGCGCGTGCACCACGGCGAACTTCCCCTGTACAAAGTCGACACTGACGAGGTCGAGGGCGACGAGGAGTTGACGGTGCTGCAGTTGAAGGAGGACAGGCTGCTTGCTGGTTTCATACCTCTGCTGGCTGCACCGCAGGAGCCCTGttacactgacagacacactgaAATG ACAATAGCAGCAGATTGTAAGAGAGTGACCGTGCTGAAGTACTTTCTGGAGGCATTGTGTGGACAGGAAGAGCCTTTGTTGGCCTTCAAAGGAGGAAAATACATCTCTGTGGCGGCCTCTTTACCACCTAACCATCACTCTGTGGATCGAGGCAGACAGGATTCTATAACGGAAAAAGAG GCTGATGATGTTATAGTCGAGGCGGAGTCGTCTCCATCTGCATCGGGAGATGAGGACGCAGACGAGGCGGGAGGTAGCGAGAATGACATCAAGCAGCTGAAGGCACGACGCCATGCCCTTGCCAACAAACTCGCACAGCAACAGAAGCGCAGGGATAAAATACAG GCAATGCTGCAAATGAGTGGGCAGTTGGAGCTGGAAGTGCGCCCACTGTTCTTGGTTCCTGATACCAATGGATTCATTGATCATTTGGACGGGCTGAGGAAACTTCTTCAGTGCGGAACATACATAATAGTTGTGCCGCTTATTG taATTACAGAGTTAGATGGCTTGGCTAAAGGCCAGGACAACTTTGGTGGTGAAGTGGGTTCAGGAGGTCGCAACTCGTACAGCCGTGGCAACTACAATGTTAGCGTGGCCCACGTGCGGTCTGTGCAGGAGAAGGCCCGATTGGCAGTGGATTTCTTAGAGAAAGCGTTTGAAGCCAGGGAGCCGTGCCTCAGAGCCCTGACCAGCCGGGGTAATCAGCTCGAGTCTATAGCCTTCCGCAGTGAAGACACCTCTGGACAACAG GGTAACAACGACGATGTGATTCTGTCCTGCTGTCTCCACTACTGTAAAGACAAGGCAAAGGACTTCATGCCTGAACAGAGAA ATGGGACGGTGAGGCTCCAAAGAGAGGTTGTGCTCCTTACAGATGACCGCAACCTGCGCGTCAAAGCTTTGACTCGCAACGTCCCGGTCCGAGACATCTCTGCTTTCCTCAGCTGGGCCAAAGTGGGGTGA